The following nucleotide sequence is from Siniperca chuatsi isolate FFG_IHB_CAS linkage group LG2, ASM2008510v1, whole genome shotgun sequence.
GCCCAGGGTTAGGAAGAGCAAAAGCATTTTGGCACCAGTTCAACAAATATAGCTGGCTCCCCTCTCCACATCGTCTCCAAGCGGCAATCAAATTCTAAATAATGAGGACAGCGTTGTAGTAGCCCATTAACCTCCATTAACCCGCATTAAAATGCTGGCTTGTGAGGGCAATTTTGCAATTGTCCAAGGTGAAAAACAGTTCACTttgctttatttgtttctgctctgttcttCAAATACGTCGTCATTTCTAGCTACCATTTGGGAAAAGGTGACACTGCTCTTACAAAATTAggtcaaaaaacaaattaaatcactttttaaagGATAGTGCGTAACAGTCCTTTGGGGAAAAAGTAGTACATAGTGAAAAAAGCAGGGGAAAAAACTCTAACCCTACATTATCAATTACTTAACTGATGATAAAGTTATATTTTAAGTCCATACAGGATATGTAAACTTTCACAACAGGAATCTAAAATTTTTTAACCCTAACCCATCCTTTACACAAAAGCAGCACATATTTGTCAGAACTAACCTGTCTGTCATAACTGctgcctccctcttcctcctctgatgtGCGTCCTTGGTCTTCCTCACTCGCCACCTCTCCCCTGATATCACCCACTGAAACAGTCTGTGGAGCGACAGCCACCAAACACACGTTGTAGGCTTCTGTATAGGCACTGGTGAGAAAGAAGGGGTACTATGAAATAtagcatacatacagtatgtgtacacaggcacatacacacatagacaaacaATGTGGCACTGTGGCATCTTGTATGCTCTGACTTTTTGGTCGGTTTTAAAAGAATTGACACTAAAAATGACTGATACAGTAAGGTAAACTGGTAATTAGAATTGCTGAGGGTCAAGcagcaaacaacacaacaagTTGAATAATTCAACACTGACTCCTGACAAACAAAGTCAAACTGGTGTCTTTAACTTCAAATACCTGCATCCCAACATCTGGTCTAGGCCAGTGGTTCCTAACCTTTTTAGCTTTTGACCCCCTAAAATGAAGGAATGGCTAATTGTGCCCCCTAATCACAAGTTATGGCCTTAGCATGGACATGATTGGTGAGCGGTTCAACCACAGATTAGCATGTTATATCTGGTTTGGCTGGgaacagtaacttcctggagtctccgacTCTGTGTTCTGTCCTCAAAGCTTCATTCATGTGAGAATAAATCAGATGAATTTCATTTAACCACCAAGCCATCTTTATGGTCCTTTATGGTTGTCTGCATTGAAATATCACTATAATAAACATATTCAGCGTTAGAAGCAAATGTGAATAGATAAAACATTGCAGGTCTAGAGAAACCAATAAACTGATCCTGAAAGGCCTGCGGTGACAACTGTACCCAACCAGGGACGCATGTCGGTATTTTATGCTACGAGATTCTGTTCTGCGGGGAGCCCAAATTAATATGCTAATGGCTGCAGCTCAGTGGGGAGTGTAAgctatatgcaaataaaaacatgtcctTAAGTTACAGTAGTGATGCAGTCGTCCTCTACGTGACCAACTGCCTTGCCAATGTTCCTGCCATGTTTCACTCCAAGCACCAGTGGATTTAACCCCACTGAGATGCAAATTAGCTACATATGAACAACATATGTGAGCAGTTCAGATCTCTGCATCACACACATTAGAGCTAGAGCATGGCCCATTACTGCTCACTGGATCAAACTTTGGATGAGATACCAGAGGGTGTTTGAAACACAAGCTACATGCACAGTTTCTATATTCGGCTTTTAAATCACTTCCACAGAAACTGCCTCTGTCACTTCTCACAGTCCTGCTATGTTGTATGGCGGCTCAAGGCGTAATCTATGGAGATAAATTACAGAAGgagataaaaaatattaattttctttttgcctcAGGTTCATTGGTGAGCCTATTTGTTCCAGTGATAGCAGTGATGGGGCAAGGACTCCAACGATCTCCAAACTATGATCTAATAATATTGCCACTTCAGGCTACTGCAAAACTAACAGCCTCCACCACTGACTCTGCTGTCCACCTGGatattgttttgctgtgattACAGACGCTGTGTTCACTCAAAGTGAGGAAAAAGATAATCACACTGCTGTCTCTGTTTAGTACTAGCATAGAACGCTCAGGTTCTTACACAGAGGCATGTAACTTTtgcaaatgtatattttgtgatGGAAAAGTAATGATAAAGCAATGAATAAAGAAGATTTTAAATAAACCTAGTGCTAAATGAGGCGTCCAATGATTTACCAAACTTTGAAGTCTTACCTGCCCTCATTTGCATTAAAAGTAGCATGAGGAGacaagtatttttcttttttacattcagATTTTATTGACTCAAGGCCATGGTTGCATGATATGGAGTACAATATGCAATACGATAATGACAAAACATGGCACCCGGCAGGAATGAAGTGCAACATAACTTAAATGAAAGTAGAACATTCTTCAAGAAGGCACCTGTTTACAGATAACTTTTGACTTAAAATTGTTTTTAGCAGACATGACCAGACCTGACAGTTaatgacacaaattattattttcattatcgattaatcttcccattattttcctgattaatcagttaatcatttggtctataaaatgtctgaagatagcgaaaaatgcccatcacaatttctttaAGCCCAAACTGATAAACTCAAATTGCTAGTTTccatataaaacacagaaaagcaaaagaatattgaatatttattCTGTCGATCATTAAGTTTTTATACCAAACCAAATTTTTGTCCTCCATTTCactaaaatgtgtattttagaGCCTGTACAGTTTTTCTTGCACACATAACCACAATGGTAAACATGATGAGAGGGCAGCACCGCAGTGAATGACTGCTGACTACAGAACATACTGAGATTTTATCAGCCTGTTGTTCTTGACTGGCTAGCGAAGAGCAATGACTCCAAAAGGCTCTGACTATTAATCATCCTGAGCGGCCTGTATGATATGGGCGCAGCCAACAGGAATGCAGGGGGGATGGGTTAATGTCAGCACAGTATGGCTGATCATACCAACAAATAACACCACAGCAGGGAGACGAGAGGCTCTACCTACAGCATCAACACAAGAGCCTATTTTTGCTCCTAAAAAGATGATTTATGAAGGAAACCAGCCTGTTTTCACTTCAGATCTAAAGAGACCTCCAGCGTTTCCTTCTCTACCACCCAACATGCCCcaacaacacacagaaacatcacaGCTGAGGCTTAGTTTATCTCACTGCATAGTAAGAGGAAAGCTACTGCACCATCCTCCCTACCACTGATTACCACTTCCGTGTCTGCTGTGATCACAGCATCAGGGGACTCAACATAATAAATAGTTATAAATCCTCTACCACCGGGGCATTGTTAAACCCTTACAGTGGCCGAGCAGTAGTAAAAAAGACTTGTGCTCAGTGTAAAACATGTCAAAGATTACTAACATTACGTCCAGCAGCATCtatctgcacaaacacacacttgcacgcAGACATAAGCTTTAGCCACGCCAGCAGCAttgctctatggatggcaatgtcagtcggtcGGCCCTTCCCTTTGGTCCATACAGAAATATCTCATCTAACGTCTAACAACtgttagatggattgccatgaaattttttACGGAcgttcatggtcctcagaggatgattcctatttaatttggtgatcctctgaacttttctctagcgccatcatcaggacaaaatttcaatttctgcacaactttggtttatgaccaaatacctgcaaaactaatgacattcccatcagcctcagctgcattttgtgtttagagctaattagcaaatgttagcatgctaacacgctaaactaagatggtgaacatggtaaacattatacctgctaaacatcagcatgttagcattgttattttgagcatgttagcatttagcttcacagagctgctagctggctgcagactcttagtcttgatTACATAcctttctgtttcctgttcagGTGACTGAGTTTTACTCTTGAACCCAGGGAGGCTGCTCATGTCCACATAACCGTCAGTCTCATTGGCAGAGGACTGCACCCGACTGGGACGGTCAAAGAAGTCTGTGAACGGCGCCTGTCGGACGGGCCTCTGCTGTGGGACCTGAAGGTTCTCGTAATCCGAGCTGATGGCAGGAACATTCTCGTAGTCTGAGGTATCTGCGTTGGGGAAGGAGATGGAGCGAGGCTTGGTCAGGGGAAGAGGTGTGAAAGGCACACGGGAACGGTCCTCAAAGGACTCCACCCGGACGACGCTGCGATTGAGAAAGGCCACAGAGGTCCCTTTTCTTTTGCTGTCCTTGTAGAACAAGAAGGTGGAGGCCGGCTCAGGTGAAACATGAGGTTTACTAGCAGAGCGTGAGTTGAGCTGTGGAGAGCTACTTATGCTGTGTCTGTCTAGATCCAGCAGTCTACTGGTTGTGTGGTGGCTGGACTCTGCTGACGACTTAAAGGAAGACGGGTTGACATCCACCACAGGCTCGCTGTCTTTTTTCCGTCTAAATTTAAGCATCAGGAAACGCTTAATGGAGgatttctttttcctgtttttctcagACGAGTCTTCTTCAATGAAAAGGGAGGGGGAACTCTTTGTGATGGGCCTCTTGGTGATGTAGGCCAGATCAAATGGGGGAGGGATGTCCACAACAGACGTCGGAGTGGACAGGCCACTGGATGGCAGAGGTGAGCACCGGGAGAAGCTTCCAGATGAACAAATGGCACCTCCCTGTCTCGGGGATCCTTCCCTGTAGCTGTAGACACCCAGAGGTGTGTCCTGTCCCTCCATGGAGAGGGACCGGGGGTACAGGGACAAATAGTGGGGGTTGGTGTAGCTCTTGTGCAACACTGAGCTTAACATGGGGCTGCTGCTCAGTGCAGTTTGTCCGAATCCACTCGTGTAGGGCCTCTGAACGAACTGCACTCCCATCTCAGTCACATTATTATTAACGCGGTGTGACAGTGAGTGGGAGCGCATCTCTGTTGTCCTCTtatcaaaaggaaaaatattttCACCCTCTGAGCTTTGACCTGGCTCCTCATAGACATGCTCATCACTGATGTCCTGCTCTGTGTCAGTGGTGTCGTCCAGAAACGGCACTATGTGACCCTCCAGGTCTTCCTCGTCTCTGAAGACATCTGAGTCACTCGGGGAAAGCAGCTGGCTTtctgagagagaagatgtcagcGAGGTGTCTGTGTCCGTTGGCATTGAGATGGATACCAGCCTGAACCTCGGCTGACAGTCCAAATGATTCAGCAAGGTCTGCGCTGTTTGAGCTTTGGATTCTTCAGTTATGACAGCCATCCTTTTCTGATACGTTCTTATCTTGTTTTCATCACTGTTGCGGCTGCCGTACTCATGACTGTTACCAATCTCCACATAATCCTCAGTAGACACACACTCTATTTGTCCATTTTCAGCTGTTTCCGCATATTTCCCGGCTGATAGTCCACTGCTGTTTAAAGACGAAAGTTTCTGTGGTGTGAGTGGACTCTCTGGTAGTCCACGACCTTTGTTATTCCTCGGCATCATCTCTCTGTTAATAATGTCCTCTGAAGAGACGTAATAAGGCTCTTGAGTTGGATCATCCCCTACGGCAACATGTCCTGTAGTTGTATCACAGAACTGTTTCTGGTCTTTGGGAATAAAGTCATAATAATGAACGTTCTGTAGGTTTCCGCCCTTTTCCTTCATTCTATGGCCACATCTAAACTTTGGCATGCTACGCATGACGCCACAATTTGGAGCAgattcctcttctttctcctctccgTCTGTTAGAAAAACTTGATGTGTATCAGTGTCCGTCATGTTTTCATTGATGAGGAGACCAGGTTCGTCTGTGAGAGACTCAGTTAAATCATCTGCTGTGCAGTCAGCTGCTTCATCCTGCCTCTCCTTCATGTGTCGATTTTCAGCAGAATAGCATCCTGCCTCCTCATCAATGCTATTAACAGAAATGTCTCCCACTGAGAGGCCATCTGTGTCAGCCAGCGCCTCGCCTGCATCACAACCTTCAGCATCCATGTCCTCCACCATGTCTGTGTCAAccatctccaccacctcctcagAGTCAGCCGTGAGTCCAGCATCACTGACCCAAAGTGTTTCCAGGGAGTCTACCTCCTCTGTTAGAGCACTGTCAGTTAACCTCCAGTCCTCGTCAGTCTTCTGAATcatgtcttcttcctcttccttttcctcctctgtcgCCTCTCCGTCCTCTGCCGCATTCTGTACATCTTTTTGTGGTGATCTGAGGATGTAAGCATTAACTTGTTTCTCTGCTGGCAAGCTGTCTGCAACCACTTTGTTTAGACCGTTCTCCGTCTCGTGCTCTTCGTCAACTTCGCCATCTGAAGTTAGCAAGCTGCCATTAATGCATCCTCCCTGGTTGCCATTAAGCTCTGGTGTGACTTTAGGTTTCGGGGCTATAGAGGGTTTGGGACCCCTGACTGCAGACATGAGAGGGGAGGGGAGCTTCAGGCTGGCGTGACAAACTAATCTTGGCTTTGGAGCAACAGAAGGCTTGGTGCAGTCTGAAAGAACAACAGGAAAAGGAAACTGTAAGATTATGTGCTTTAAAATAGCTTACAGGTCATTTGTATTGTGTCCCTGTGACCTAAAACTACTCAAAGATTCTAAATAGTGTCATGTGGTCGCAGTTTGATCATTTTCTTACCAAAATGTGTATCATATTTGCTAAAGAACTAATCTGGCAATCTATTAAATGTACGTCAGCATTCCTCATACATTCCAGAAAGAGATACCCAAACTAAAAATTTGGTGCTTAAAGGACAAAACGGGACTTAAAATGAGTAATGTTCGCTTTTACATCGTTTgagaaagaatagaaaaaaaaaatctgagggaTTTCCCTGACTCACTTCCTGTGATTCAAGCAAGAGAAACCCCTCTCAGGCTGCCATTACTGCTTTGAGAATAAGACTTTATATGCAGCAAAGGAGAGTGACAATAAAGCAACACATGTAATTCATGTATATTTAGGCTAATACATTTAGCTCATGTAAAACACAAGATCACTTTCAGAGAAGGACCTGaataatctaataatgaaaATTAGGCtcactatactatactatacttttCTTGGTAATAACAATGCACTCAAGATTTTGGCACAAGGTGAGAGTATCTACCCCCCAAAAACTAGAAAAGACATACTTTATGCTGTTTAAAAAATGGGCATTATACCTGTGAATGACTGTAAGGCTGGCTGAGGATTCAAAAATGTTTGCTTGAGTTTTTACATCCAAATTGGAGCTAAATAACGTATCTCTATTCTATCAAAAATAGGTATAAAGTGAACAATCTACCAACATTACACTGCCCTCTGCTCTGAAACCAAGAAACACTGCCTTACAAACACTTTGGTTTGCTTCACATCCTGTTGCTACCGCTGGATTCATGATGTATTCACAGGAATGcacaaaaaagtcaaatataaaaagatataGACAACTAAAACTCTATTTCCTCTCTCCCCGCCCAGCTCTATGCTCAATACTCACTTGCTCAAAATATACTAAATATCCAACACACTGTGAAATAACCACTCAAAACCACTCTCTTCCTTTACGATAAATCATCTCACCTGTGTTCATTTTGGCGAAGCGACCATCTCCAACATCTCGTCCACGAGATCAGCTTCGATACACACAATTTTAAATAACATGTAAAAAACGGAGCCAAACTCAGTTGAACTGTCCAAACAGAGAGTGAGTGGGTCGGACTGAACACAGCTCTGTCTATCTGCCACTGAGTGAGAAACGCTGCTCAGCTGATCGTCGGTGCGTCCTACAGCGCGCAGGACGCGACTGGAAACCAAATGGAGAGAAAGGTCGATCCGCTCTCTCCAGGATCCctcttacagcagcagcagctccagtcAAGTGTTAACATCAGCCTACACGCTGATTAGTATTTTAATACTAGTCAATACAGCCAAAGGGAAAGTGTTAAGGCTGCAAaggattttcattttcagatattATCccaaatttatatttaaaaaaaacctgtcaAAAAGAACTTTTCTTGAACACACACCAAACTACAGTTCTGACTCTTGCTGTATTACTGATAGATACATcgtttactaatgctttatggATCGGTCATTAGCctttaataagaacaacttttgggttgccaggttgtgggAAAGTGTTGTGAAGAGTATTTTGACCACCAACATTTACAACTACAGGCttgatgaataaaaaatattttattaatgacttatgaacatttatatttgcacacacacaatggcttattagaaagtgagaagCCTTGAAAGGAGAATTTATTAATGAATCAATAACATTTATTACTGCATTTTTAGCAAATAGAAACACCAGCCAAAGGGATGTGGCAACCTGGCAACCTTGTCAATGGTTTATAACTGATCTATGAAGTAAATTAGTTATTAACAGTTAACAAAGCTAcaagttacaacttataaaccctttgTAATTGGTGCTTTATTAGAAAGAAGAAACGCTGCATACCATTACTTCAATTAAATCAAAGTTTCCCTTCATGCTTTTCACAATCTCTgtaattttagttaattttgtgAAGTACATCAGTTTATAGTTATGATTAGGTGAAAACAATACATTCTTAGATCCCAGTTGTTTCTGGATGATAATATCATAAAGCCATATTTCTCAGTATTACTGATTGTGTCTCATTTAAAAAGTGTCTGAGATCTTGATTGATAAACCCAGTTTCCCTGCACACCACCTAACTGTCTGATTGGTGTACAACAGGCTCTTTTCTACATAACAGGAAACTGCTCTCCCTGTTTCCTGCACAGCCCAACTTCACATCCTTCGCAGTGTATGGACATCATGCTCACATTTAACCCCTTGGTGAATAAACTGTGACTCACTGGGGGTGAAGTAAGGGAAAGCTATTTTTACGCTTGAATTGTGGTCAGCTGGTGAAGATTTATTACACTAAAAATATCTGTGCTGTGCCTCAGAGAACAGGAGCATAAAAATGGGGAGTGGCTCTGGGGGGGATCAGTACAGCAAAGGGAGTCAGGTCCTGGCTGTTCTGACTCCAAAcccaacacacagcaacacattaATCCATTTTCCATTTGGTGCCATTCGCATTGGTAAATGGTAAATCACACCTGAACATTACCCTTTTTCAGGCAATGAAACATGAGTGTGATTAGGTGTGATGTGTTACATACAGTACGTTACAAATTGCTCTAAGAGAGGCTAATCTTCAAACAGCACAGTGAAGCACGAGTCTTCCTGGGAAACTGATTCCCAATTACCATGCCGAGGCATTCCGCGTTGATGAGTCTATACAACACAATCATGAGCAGTCTCGCCTTATATTCAGTCCATTAAAAATCAATCCACAGCTACATGAGGAAATCTAGGCACATTAGTCCATAGCTACTGGCatataattgtaaatattttgtctgtGATGGGCTTCCTGATACTTTACTGTATTAATAAATTGTTCacgctgtctctgtctgtcttacaTGACCCAATGCAAAACCTGAGACAACgctagaaaaaaagaaactcacaaCTCTTACTAATTAGCTTAAACAGTAAGGTACCAGAATACGTCTTTCAGTGTGCTGCTCTTGAGACTATAAACAGTACTGTCACTAACAGTGTTTGgctcattaaaaaacattatgtgGCTGCACCTTTGACCACCTTTTTGTTGCTGcaataattgtgttttcatattgAGTCAATAAAGGGGAGGAAGGTGGGCTCTGCAGTCTGCAGCACGAGAGGATGATGACAGATCTCCTGACAAGCATGGCCGATATGAAAACACGTTTTGGGATGAGGGGGTGTCcccacacgcacactcacacaataaaaaaagttaaagcaTAAGGCTGGCGATATGTTGACACTGTCAAGAAATCTAGTGTAAAGACCAGaacaaacagtgtgtttgtttctccaTCAATACTCTCTGACTTCCCCatatactttaatttttttttaaaaggcataGCAATTTCCTAACAGCtgggcattgtagtttttagctaacattactcaaacaagagttaatagtgcatttgttggggactattttcagctgtggctTAATACACAATTGTGCCCTAATGGGCATTACACCAGCGGGAccgtgtatgtgggattgactcaaaataaactacagtgcccgtGTTCATCGTAATGAatgaacatgtcacccagtgcaacggtgtggctgatgggtttttaatagtttttggacaataatggctctctatggcacagaggaataagatgtATCAGGCTTTTGCTACACCAACAATACTTGGTAGGATAAATTTATTGTTGGATTTGGTCTTATTAATGGGATTtgtcaacaaaacaataaaataactttaacaTTTTGACTATTTCCTCTTAATATAACTCTTGCAAGTGCAGTGGTTCAGAGCATAAGTGTGAGCTGATTCTTTCAGCCTGCGTCACTACAATTGTGCACCTCTTCAAATCAAAATGAATGAGTGTATTTATCAATTAGGGGTTCAGCACCTAATCAATAAATTGTCCTTTAATCCAAGTGGATCTCTCTCATAAGGGTTTGGATGTAGGAGATCCAGGTCAGACATATATGCAGCCGTGATTTATTGACTGTGTACATTGAGAGTATTGAACAATGTCGGTATGTTTTCAGTAATACATTAGAAAAACAATTCGAGCCATGTGCAGTCTGAGGTCCATCTCGGTCTGTGTCTCCTGTTTGCGTCAGGCGAGGAAAGAGtgcgtctcctcctctctcctgctctgagGTGAAACAATAAGGCTGCGGCTTAAAAAAGGAACTCCATCTTGATATACTCCTTCCTGTGACTGTTTTCAAGTCTTTCAGCAAAACTAGAGCACGGAGGGCGTAGTCACCaaacttaaaggataattccagttatTTTCAACCATTGTCCTACTTTTTGACATCATTGCGGGTTAAAAAATCTGCACTTTATGTGTCTCCAGTTGACGGGAAGCACTGGAATGTAATTTTCTGACTGGTTTCCTTTTAATCACTTTAATTTTACTTGTATCATATCAGAAGAATTAGGGTCCATAAACACGAGAAGTTCTGAAGTCTATTAGAATTCcctgtatttatttaatcttcACCTTAATGAATgatcattttgattattttgaattagctgcaaattttaaaaaaaatgtgtggatGTTTTCTGTAATGTGGCTTAAAACATGTCAGTACAATTAGTCTTTTTATCAATGTGCATATTCAAACTAAAGGACCCAATCGAcacatgttttggttttaataagTCCACACCGATTCAAACTTTCACAAAATACATaagtaaacagaaaacagaaagaacacAGGTGCACATTTGTGTATCCTTGGAAAGTATTGTTGACTTGTGTTGTCTTTGGCAACACTGAATCCTGTAAATTGTGAAGTTTTTGAATCAATAGGACACAGGAACGAACTCTTGTGTAATGGCTGTCTAATTTTAGTTTCACATCATGGCGAGGAAGAAAACACAGCTGGAgggttgtttttgttcttctgtgAGAACTTTCTGACAACTGCACAATGGGGCACGTTCTAACAAAGGAAAACTGTAAACATAAAATTTACGATGTACTGAaaaatttgagaaaatgtttactttgtACACGTATCTATTATAATACCATGTGTTTTGTCTTAATGTGTTTCATTCCTCACACAAACCTGTGTATGACAGCTATTAACGTTGATAGGAACTAAAAATAGCATAGAGCTGTTTTT
It contains:
- the LOC122866874 gene encoding FYVE, RhoGEF and PH domain-containing protein 5-like isoform X1; its protein translation is MNTDCTKPSVAPKPRLVCHASLKLPSPLMSAVRGPKPSIAPKPKVTPELNGNQGGCINGSLLTSDGEVDEEHETENGLNKVVADSLPAEKQVNAYILRSPQKDVQNAAEDGEATEEEKEEEEDMIQKTDEDWRLTDSALTEEVDSLETLWVSDAGLTADSEEVVEMVDTDMVEDMDAEGCDAGEALADTDGLSVGDISVNSIDEEAGCYSAENRHMKERQDEAADCTADDLTESLTDEPGLLINENMTDTDTHQVFLTDGEEKEEESAPNCGVMRSMPKFRCGHRMKEKGGNLQNVHYYDFIPKDQKQFCDTTTGHVAVGDDPTQEPYYVSSEDIINREMMPRNNKGRGLPESPLTPQKLSSLNSSGLSAGKYAETAENGQIECVSTEDYVEIGNSHEYGSRNSDENKIRTYQKRMAVITEESKAQTAQTLLNHLDCQPRFRLVSISMPTDTDTSLTSSLSESQLLSPSDSDVFRDEEDLEGHIVPFLDDTTDTEQDISDEHVYEEPGQSSEGENIFPFDKRTTEMRSHSLSHRVNNNVTEMGVQFVQRPYTSGFGQTALSSSPMLSSVLHKSYTNPHYLSLYPRSLSMEGQDTPLGVYSYREGSPRQGGAICSSGSFSRCSPLPSSGLSTPTSVVDIPPPFDLAYITKRPITKSSPSLFIEEDSSEKNRKKKSSIKRFLMLKFRRKKDSEPVVDVNPSSFKSSAESSHHTTSRLLDLDRHSISSSPQLNSRSASKPHVSPEPASTFLFYKDSKRKGTSVAFLNRSVVRVESFEDRSRVPFTPLPLTKPRSISFPNADTSDYENVPAISSDYENLQVPQQRPVRQAPFTDFFDRPSRVQSSANETDGYVDMSSLPGFKSKTQSPEQETESAYTEAYNVCLVAVAPQTVSVGDIRGEVASEEDQGRTSEEEEGGSSYDRQPDGRSRAFYIAKELVDAERLHVKALKLLQEDFREAVGAAVGDEGDPVLDEERLREILNELPDVYTLHRRILNELENRIRHWEESQRIADIFLSRKAEFLVFTTYIGHYDRSMSLLEDSCRTSPAFAAIVHQFEQQSPAGEKVSLKHQLLQIIVHVAKYRMLLTDYLNNLSPDSKEYGDTQAAVGVVSDIADQANDSLKHGENLLRLVNIEYSVRGLRDLLQPGRVFVKEGTLMKVSRKSRQPRHLFLMNDVLLYTYPQQDGKYRLKNTLPLTGLKVSKPIIENVQNALRIEGTDISITLSASSFIEREDWFYSLSRTVTEHARGSAAFNSCSGEARDHLRPSLGEKAPTLVPVSQVMMCMNCTSDFSLTLRRHHCHGCGRIVCRSCSRNRYPLKYMKDRMAKVCDHCYNELKKRGGDVSALSGKSSPRPNRSSRPLSAVFQNIHPPNIWRHRKGTASFTQVTLSEEGSISGSLQRSKKSKRSWKRLWFLLKDKVLYTYRAQEEKVASESLPLLGFTVKLPDKQEGEEEANIFQLYHKNTLYYTFKASDNYTAQRWVNAMEEATVL